The Parambassis ranga chromosome 1, fParRan2.1, whole genome shotgun sequence genome includes a region encoding these proteins:
- the LOC114431762 gene encoding protein NLRC3-like isoform X2 translates to MSMSEEEEEHVPPPESHLWRKHDIQNRAQSPGQQSGGLSEDGHSCVSVKSMDEPPVRFEEQHPLESHPEQQSGGSSKDEHSCVSMESMDKPPRFEERHPLETQDQSMEQYLSDLKSVFTNLEEQIFTFVKDQLKQHQMYLSPYYPQCLEKHSEDGDMVDNELKEPRNRSKEAVFGMVLYFLKTMKRADLADLLQQRTLARVCGQIKTNLRKKCLCVIEGITRTGNPASLNQIYVELHITEERTTVDNEHEIRQIETASRKLDKTTTKIRVEDIFKSLTGTARTVMTQGVAGIGKTVLTQKFTLDWAEDKTNQDIHFTFPFTFRELNVLRDKKFSLVELVHHFFPETKEAGICSFHHFRVVFIFDGLDECRLPLDFHNNEVLTDVTESASVDVLLTNLIRGKLLPSARLWITTRPAAANQIPPDCVDVVTEVTGFTDPQKEEYFRKKFKDEEQVSRIMNDVKKYRSLHIMCHFPVFCWITATVLEDAIKTSQKAVLPNTLTEMYIHFLVVQTKWKSIRYDGGAETDAHWSKKNKEMIKSLGKLAFDQLQKGNLIFYESDLTECGIDIRAASVYSGVFTQIFKEERGLYQDKVFCFVHLSVQEFLAALHVHLTFTNTDINLLAGQEQSTFASKLFKKKSKLAYFYQSAVDKALQNPNGHLDLFLRFLLGLSLQTNQDLLRGLLKHTGESAEINEETINYIKKKISENSPERSISLFYCLNELKDHSLEEDIQHYLNSERLSSDELSPAQWSALGFILLSSEKDLDVFDLRKYSASEHALQMLLQVVKASKKALLSGCNLSNRSCEVLSSVLSSQSSLRELDLSDNNLQDSGTQILSVGLKSTCCTLEALRLSGCNLSERSCYVLSSVLSCPSSSLRELDLSNNNLKDSGVMLLFEGLENPHCRLETLRLRSCNLSKKSCEPTSQFRKFLSSMLKELDMDDNKCRVLQSSEDLPTLPPQLESSQSQSIREICNEGQRLKNDLKRYYCKLTLDPSTTHRCLQLSDDNREVTRVNEEQPYPGHPDRFDHWVQLLCTRGLTDRCYWEVEFKGGIYISVTYRGITRKGKSNECRMGRNDHSWSLFCSDAYDYHFWQNGMKTNVHPPSSSVSHKVAVYVDYPAGTLSFYKVSSDTLIHLHTFNTAFTEPLYPGFGFGSTGYSVSLCSL, encoded by the exons ATGAGTAtgtctgaggaagaagaggagcatgTCCCTCCACCTGAAAGCCATCTGTGGAGGAAACATGACATCCAGAACAGGGCTCAGAG CCCAGGACAGCAGAGTGGGGGTTTGTCTGAAGATgggcacagctgtgtgtctgtgaagtcCATGGACGAACCACCAGTAAGATTTGAAGAACAGCATCCTTTAGAGTCTCA CCCAGAACAGCAGAGTGGGGGTTCTTCTAAAGACgagcacagctgtgtgtccatggaGTCCATGGACAAACCACCAAGATTTGAAGAACGGCATCCTTTAGAGACTCA AGACCAATCCATGGAACAGTATCTGTCAGACCTGAAGTCTGTATTCACG AATCTCGAAGAGCAGATTTTCACTTTTGTGAAGGACCAGCTGAAGCAGCACCAGATGTATCTGAGTCCCTATTACCCACAATGCTTAGAGAAGCACAGTGAGGATGGTGACATGGTggacaatgagctgaaagagcCAAGGAATAGAAGCAAAGAAGCAGTTTTTGGGATGGTACTATATTTTCTAAAGACAATGAAGCGGGCAGACCTGGCTGACCTTCTGCAACAAA GAACTCTTGCACGAGTCTGCGGCCAAATTAAGACGAACTTGAGGaagaagtgtttgtgtgtgattgagGGGATTACTAGGACTGGAAACCCAGCTTCACTGAATCAGATCTATGTAGAACTCCACATCACAGAGGAAAGGACTACAGTGGACAATGAACATGAGATAAGACAGATTGAAACAGCATCCCGGAAACTGGACAAGACCACAACAAAAATCAGAGTTGAGGacatttttaaatctttaaCAGGAACAgccagaacagtgatgacacagggagtggctggcatcggaaaaacagtcctaacacagaagttcactctggactgggctgaagacaaaaccaaccaggacatccacttcacatttccattcactttcagagagctgaatgtgctgagagacaaaaagttcagcttggtggaacttgttcatcacttcttccctgaaaccaaagaagcaggaatctgcagctttcatcaCTTCcgggtggtcttcatctttgatggtctggatgagtgtcgacttcctctggacttccacaacaatgaggtcctgactgatgtcacagagtccgcCTCAGTGGATGtactgctgacaaacctcatcagggggaagctgcttccctctgctcgcctctggataaccacacgacctgcagcagccaatcagatccctcctgactgtgtggacgtagTGACAGAGGTCacagggttcactgacccacagaaggaggagtactttaGGAAGAAGTTCAAAGACGAGGAGCAGGTCAGCAGGATCATGAATGATGTTAAGAAATaccgaagcctccacatcatgtgtcacttcccagtcttctgctggatcactgctacagtgcTGGAGGATGCAATAAAAACTAGCCAGAAAGCAGTACTTCCTAataccctgactgagatgtacatccacttcctagTGGTTCAGACCAAATGGAAGAGTATCAgatatgatggaggagctgagacagatGCACACTGGAGTAAAAAGAACAAGGAGATGATtaagtctctgggaaaactggcgtttgatcagctgcaaaaaggaaacctgatcttctatgaatcagacctgacagagtgtggcattgatatcagagcagcctcagtgtactcaggagtattcacacagatctttaaagaggagagaggcctgtaccaggacaaggtgttctgctttgtccatctgagtgttcaggagtttctggctgctcttcatgtccaccTGACCTTCACCAACACTGATATCAATCTGCTGGCAGGGCAGGAACAATCAACTTTTGCTTCTaaactgtttaaaaagaaatctaAATTGGCATATTTctaccagagtgctgtggacaaggcCTTACAGAacccaaatggacacctggacttgttcctccgcttcctttTGGGTCTTTCCCTACAGACCAACCAGGACCTTCTACGAGGTCTGCTGAAACACACTGGAGAGAGTGCAGAGATCAATGAGGAAACAATCAATTACATCAAGAAAAAGATCAGTGAGAATTCACCAGAGAGAAGCATCAGTCTGTTctactgtctgaatgaactgaaggACCATTCTCTAGAGGAGGACATCCAGCACTACTTGAATTCAGAACGTCTCTCCTcagatgaactgtctcctgctcagtggtcagctctgggtttcatcttactgtcatcagaaaaaGATTTGGATGTCTTTGACCTAAGGAAATATTCTGCATCAGAGCATGCCCTCCAGATGCTGCTGcaagtggtcaaagcctccaagaAAGCTTT GCTCAGTGGCTGTAATCTGTCAAACAGAAGCTGTGAAGTTTTGTCATCAGTACTGAGCTCCCAGTCTTCTCTGAGAGAACTGGATCTAAGTGacaacaacctgcaggattcaggaacACAGATCCTTTCTGTGGGACTGAAGAGCACATGCTGTACGCTAGAAGCTCTCAG GCTCAGTGGGTGTAATCTGTCAGAGAGGAGCTGTTATGTTTTGTCATCAGTACTTAGCtgcccttcttcttctctgagagAACTGGACCTGAGTAACAACAATCTCAAGGATTCAGGGGTAATGCTGCTTTTTGAGGGATTGGAGAATCCACACTGTAGACTGGAGACACTTAG GCTAAGAAGCTGTAATCTGTCCAAAAAAAGCTGTGAACCTACATCGCAATTTCGCAAGTTCCTTTCCTCCATGTTGAAAGAACTGGACATGGATGACAACAAGTGCAGAGTGTTACAGAGCTCTGAAGATCTGCCTACTCTCCCCCCTCAGCTTGAGTCCAGTCAGTCACAGTCAATCAG GGAAATATGTAATGAGGGTCAAAGGCTGAAAAATGATCTGAAACGGT ATTACTGTAAACTCACACTTGACCCaagcacaacacacaggtgTCTTCAACTGTCTGACGACAACAGAGAGGTGACAAGAGTGAACGaagagcagccatatcctggcCACCCAGACAGATTTGACCATTGGGTGCAACTGCTGTGTACTCGTGGTCTGACTGATCGCTGCTACTGGGAGGTGGAGTTTAAAGGAGGCATTTATATATCAGTGACTTACAGGGGAATCACAAGGAAAGGAAAAAGTAATGAGTGCAGGATGGGACGAAATGATCACTCCTGGAGTTTGTTCTGTTCTGATGCTTATGATTACCATTTCTGGCAAAACGGCATGAAAACAAATGtccatcctccctcctcctctgtgtctcacaAAGTGGCAGTCTATGTGGACTATCCTGCTGGTACTTTGTCTTTCTACAAAGTGTCATCTGACACGCTGATCCACCTGCATACCTTCAACACTGCTTTCACTGAACCTCTTTACCCTGGCTTTGGCTTTGGGTCAACTGGTTACTCAGTGTCTCTCTGCTCATTGTAG
- the LOC114431762 gene encoding protein NLRC3-like isoform X3, translated as MLPCLCEGGGSAMSMSEEEEEHVPPPESHLWRKHDIQNRAQSPGQQSGGLSEDGHSCVSVKSMDEPPVRFEEQHPLESQDQSMEQYLSDLKSVFTNLEEQIFTFVKDQLKQHQMYLSPYYPQCLEKHSEDGDMVDNELKEPRNRSKEAVFGMVLYFLKTMKRADLADLLQQRTLARVCGQIKTNLRKKCLCVIEGITRTGNPASLNQIYVELHITEERTTVDNEHEIRQIETASRKLDKTTTKIRVEDIFKSLTGTARTVMTQGVAGIGKTVLTQKFTLDWAEDKTNQDIHFTFPFTFRELNVLRDKKFSLVELVHHFFPETKEAGICSFHHFRVVFIFDGLDECRLPLDFHNNEVLTDVTESASVDVLLTNLIRGKLLPSARLWITTRPAAANQIPPDCVDVVTEVTGFTDPQKEEYFRKKFKDEEQVSRIMNDVKKYRSLHIMCHFPVFCWITATVLEDAIKTSQKAVLPNTLTEMYIHFLVVQTKWKSIRYDGGAETDAHWSKKNKEMIKSLGKLAFDQLQKGNLIFYESDLTECGIDIRAASVYSGVFTQIFKEERGLYQDKVFCFVHLSVQEFLAALHVHLTFTNTDINLLAGQEQSTFASKLFKKKSKLAYFYQSAVDKALQNPNGHLDLFLRFLLGLSLQTNQDLLRGLLKHTGESAEINEETINYIKKKISENSPERSISLFYCLNELKDHSLEEDIQHYLNSERLSSDELSPAQWSALGFILLSSEKDLDVFDLRKYSASEHALQMLLQVVKASKKALLSGCNLSNRSCEVLSSVLSSQSSLRELDLSDNNLQDSGTQILSVGLKSTCCTLEALRLSGCNLSERSCYVLSSVLSCPSSSLRELDLSNNNLKDSGVMLLFEGLENPHCRLETLRLRSCNLSKKSCEPTSQFRKFLSSMLKELDMDDNKCRVLQSSEDLPTLPPQLESSQSQSIREICNEGQRLKNDLKRYYCKLTLDPSTTHRCLQLSDDNREVTRVNEEQPYPGHPDRFDHWVQLLCTRGLTDRCYWEVEFKGGIYISVTYRGITRKGKSNECRMGRNDHSWSLFCSDAYDYHFWQNGMKTNVHPPSSSVSHKVAVYVDYPAGTLSFYKVSSDTLIHLHTFNTAFTEPLYPGFGFGSTGYSVSLCSL; from the exons ATGTTGCCGTGTTTATGTGAAGGTGGGGGTTCAGCTATGAGTAtgtctgaggaagaagaggagcatgTCCCTCCACCTGAAAGCCATCTGTGGAGGAAACATGACATCCAGAACAGGGCTCAGAG CCCAGGACAGCAGAGTGGGGGTTTGTCTGAAGATgggcacagctgtgtgtctgtgaagtcCATGGACGAACCACCAGTAAGATTTGAAGAACAGCATCCTTTAGAGTCTCA AGACCAATCCATGGAACAGTATCTGTCAGACCTGAAGTCTGTATTCACG AATCTCGAAGAGCAGATTTTCACTTTTGTGAAGGACCAGCTGAAGCAGCACCAGATGTATCTGAGTCCCTATTACCCACAATGCTTAGAGAAGCACAGTGAGGATGGTGACATGGTggacaatgagctgaaagagcCAAGGAATAGAAGCAAAGAAGCAGTTTTTGGGATGGTACTATATTTTCTAAAGACAATGAAGCGGGCAGACCTGGCTGACCTTCTGCAACAAA GAACTCTTGCACGAGTCTGCGGCCAAATTAAGACGAACTTGAGGaagaagtgtttgtgtgtgattgagGGGATTACTAGGACTGGAAACCCAGCTTCACTGAATCAGATCTATGTAGAACTCCACATCACAGAGGAAAGGACTACAGTGGACAATGAACATGAGATAAGACAGATTGAAACAGCATCCCGGAAACTGGACAAGACCACAACAAAAATCAGAGTTGAGGacatttttaaatctttaaCAGGAACAgccagaacagtgatgacacagggagtggctggcatcggaaaaacagtcctaacacagaagttcactctggactgggctgaagacaaaaccaaccaggacatccacttcacatttccattcactttcagagagctgaatgtgctgagagacaaaaagttcagcttggtggaacttgttcatcacttcttccctgaaaccaaagaagcaggaatctgcagctttcatcaCTTCcgggtggtcttcatctttgatggtctggatgagtgtcgacttcctctggacttccacaacaatgaggtcctgactgatgtcacagagtccgcCTCAGTGGATGtactgctgacaaacctcatcagggggaagctgcttccctctgctcgcctctggataaccacacgacctgcagcagccaatcagatccctcctgactgtgtggacgtagTGACAGAGGTCacagggttcactgacccacagaaggaggagtactttaGGAAGAAGTTCAAAGACGAGGAGCAGGTCAGCAGGATCATGAATGATGTTAAGAAATaccgaagcctccacatcatgtgtcacttcccagtcttctgctggatcactgctacagtgcTGGAGGATGCAATAAAAACTAGCCAGAAAGCAGTACTTCCTAataccctgactgagatgtacatccacttcctagTGGTTCAGACCAAATGGAAGAGTATCAgatatgatggaggagctgagacagatGCACACTGGAGTAAAAAGAACAAGGAGATGATtaagtctctgggaaaactggcgtttgatcagctgcaaaaaggaaacctgatcttctatgaatcagacctgacagagtgtggcattgatatcagagcagcctcagtgtactcaggagtattcacacagatctttaaagaggagagaggcctgtaccaggacaaggtgttctgctttgtccatctgagtgttcaggagtttctggctgctcttcatgtccaccTGACCTTCACCAACACTGATATCAATCTGCTGGCAGGGCAGGAACAATCAACTTTTGCTTCTaaactgtttaaaaagaaatctaAATTGGCATATTTctaccagagtgctgtggacaaggcCTTACAGAacccaaatggacacctggacttgttcctccgcttcctttTGGGTCTTTCCCTACAGACCAACCAGGACCTTCTACGAGGTCTGCTGAAACACACTGGAGAGAGTGCAGAGATCAATGAGGAAACAATCAATTACATCAAGAAAAAGATCAGTGAGAATTCACCAGAGAGAAGCATCAGTCTGTTctactgtctgaatgaactgaaggACCATTCTCTAGAGGAGGACATCCAGCACTACTTGAATTCAGAACGTCTCTCCTcagatgaactgtctcctgctcagtggtcagctctgggtttcatcttactgtcatcagaaaaaGATTTGGATGTCTTTGACCTAAGGAAATATTCTGCATCAGAGCATGCCCTCCAGATGCTGCTGcaagtggtcaaagcctccaagaAAGCTTT GCTCAGTGGCTGTAATCTGTCAAACAGAAGCTGTGAAGTTTTGTCATCAGTACTGAGCTCCCAGTCTTCTCTGAGAGAACTGGATCTAAGTGacaacaacctgcaggattcaggaacACAGATCCTTTCTGTGGGACTGAAGAGCACATGCTGTACGCTAGAAGCTCTCAG GCTCAGTGGGTGTAATCTGTCAGAGAGGAGCTGTTATGTTTTGTCATCAGTACTTAGCtgcccttcttcttctctgagagAACTGGACCTGAGTAACAACAATCTCAAGGATTCAGGGGTAATGCTGCTTTTTGAGGGATTGGAGAATCCACACTGTAGACTGGAGACACTTAG GCTAAGAAGCTGTAATCTGTCCAAAAAAAGCTGTGAACCTACATCGCAATTTCGCAAGTTCCTTTCCTCCATGTTGAAAGAACTGGACATGGATGACAACAAGTGCAGAGTGTTACAGAGCTCTGAAGATCTGCCTACTCTCCCCCCTCAGCTTGAGTCCAGTCAGTCACAGTCAATCAG GGAAATATGTAATGAGGGTCAAAGGCTGAAAAATGATCTGAAACGGT ATTACTGTAAACTCACACTTGACCCaagcacaacacacaggtgTCTTCAACTGTCTGACGACAACAGAGAGGTGACAAGAGTGAACGaagagcagccatatcctggcCACCCAGACAGATTTGACCATTGGGTGCAACTGCTGTGTACTCGTGGTCTGACTGATCGCTGCTACTGGGAGGTGGAGTTTAAAGGAGGCATTTATATATCAGTGACTTACAGGGGAATCACAAGGAAAGGAAAAAGTAATGAGTGCAGGATGGGACGAAATGATCACTCCTGGAGTTTGTTCTGTTCTGATGCTTATGATTACCATTTCTGGCAAAACGGCATGAAAACAAATGtccatcctccctcctcctctgtgtctcacaAAGTGGCAGTCTATGTGGACTATCCTGCTGGTACTTTGTCTTTCTACAAAGTGTCATCTGACACGCTGATCCACCTGCATACCTTCAACACTGCTTTCACTGAACCTCTTTACCCTGGCTTTGGCTTTGGGTCAACTGGTTACTCAGTGTCTCTCTGCTCATTGTAG
- the LOC114431762 gene encoding protein NLRC3-like isoform X4, whose amino-acid sequence MLPCLCEGGGSAMSMSEEEEEHVPPPESHLWRKHDIQNRAQSPEQQSGGSSKDEHSCVSMESMDKPPRFEERHPLETQDQSMEQYLSDLKSVFTNLEEQIFTFVKDQLKQHQMYLSPYYPQCLEKHSEDGDMVDNELKEPRNRSKEAVFGMVLYFLKTMKRADLADLLQQRTLARVCGQIKTNLRKKCLCVIEGITRTGNPASLNQIYVELHITEERTTVDNEHEIRQIETASRKLDKTTTKIRVEDIFKSLTGTARTVMTQGVAGIGKTVLTQKFTLDWAEDKTNQDIHFTFPFTFRELNVLRDKKFSLVELVHHFFPETKEAGICSFHHFRVVFIFDGLDECRLPLDFHNNEVLTDVTESASVDVLLTNLIRGKLLPSARLWITTRPAAANQIPPDCVDVVTEVTGFTDPQKEEYFRKKFKDEEQVSRIMNDVKKYRSLHIMCHFPVFCWITATVLEDAIKTSQKAVLPNTLTEMYIHFLVVQTKWKSIRYDGGAETDAHWSKKNKEMIKSLGKLAFDQLQKGNLIFYESDLTECGIDIRAASVYSGVFTQIFKEERGLYQDKVFCFVHLSVQEFLAALHVHLTFTNTDINLLAGQEQSTFASKLFKKKSKLAYFYQSAVDKALQNPNGHLDLFLRFLLGLSLQTNQDLLRGLLKHTGESAEINEETINYIKKKISENSPERSISLFYCLNELKDHSLEEDIQHYLNSERLSSDELSPAQWSALGFILLSSEKDLDVFDLRKYSASEHALQMLLQVVKASKKALLSGCNLSNRSCEVLSSVLSSQSSLRELDLSDNNLQDSGTQILSVGLKSTCCTLEALRLSGCNLSERSCYVLSSVLSCPSSSLRELDLSNNNLKDSGVMLLFEGLENPHCRLETLRLRSCNLSKKSCEPTSQFRKFLSSMLKELDMDDNKCRVLQSSEDLPTLPPQLESSQSQSIREICNEGQRLKNDLKRYYCKLTLDPSTTHRCLQLSDDNREVTRVNEEQPYPGHPDRFDHWVQLLCTRGLTDRCYWEVEFKGGIYISVTYRGITRKGKSNECRMGRNDHSWSLFCSDAYDYHFWQNGMKTNVHPPSSSVSHKVAVYVDYPAGTLSFYKVSSDTLIHLHTFNTAFTEPLYPGFGFGSTGYSVSLCSL is encoded by the exons ATGTTGCCGTGTTTATGTGAAGGTGGGGGTTCAGCTATGAGTAtgtctgaggaagaagaggagcatgTCCCTCCACCTGAAAGCCATCTGTGGAGGAAACATGACATCCAGAACAGGGCTCAGAG CCCAGAACAGCAGAGTGGGGGTTCTTCTAAAGACgagcacagctgtgtgtccatggaGTCCATGGACAAACCACCAAGATTTGAAGAACGGCATCCTTTAGAGACTCA AGACCAATCCATGGAACAGTATCTGTCAGACCTGAAGTCTGTATTCACG AATCTCGAAGAGCAGATTTTCACTTTTGTGAAGGACCAGCTGAAGCAGCACCAGATGTATCTGAGTCCCTATTACCCACAATGCTTAGAGAAGCACAGTGAGGATGGTGACATGGTggacaatgagctgaaagagcCAAGGAATAGAAGCAAAGAAGCAGTTTTTGGGATGGTACTATATTTTCTAAAGACAATGAAGCGGGCAGACCTGGCTGACCTTCTGCAACAAA GAACTCTTGCACGAGTCTGCGGCCAAATTAAGACGAACTTGAGGaagaagtgtttgtgtgtgattgagGGGATTACTAGGACTGGAAACCCAGCTTCACTGAATCAGATCTATGTAGAACTCCACATCACAGAGGAAAGGACTACAGTGGACAATGAACATGAGATAAGACAGATTGAAACAGCATCCCGGAAACTGGACAAGACCACAACAAAAATCAGAGTTGAGGacatttttaaatctttaaCAGGAACAgccagaacagtgatgacacagggagtggctggcatcggaaaaacagtcctaacacagaagttcactctggactgggctgaagacaaaaccaaccaggacatccacttcacatttccattcactttcagagagctgaatgtgctgagagacaaaaagttcagcttggtggaacttgttcatcacttcttccctgaaaccaaagaagcaggaatctgcagctttcatcaCTTCcgggtggtcttcatctttgatggtctggatgagtgtcgacttcctctggacttccacaacaatgaggtcctgactgatgtcacagagtccgcCTCAGTGGATGtactgctgacaaacctcatcagggggaagctgcttccctctgctcgcctctggataaccacacgacctgcagcagccaatcagatccctcctgactgtgtggacgtagTGACAGAGGTCacagggttcactgacccacagaaggaggagtactttaGGAAGAAGTTCAAAGACGAGGAGCAGGTCAGCAGGATCATGAATGATGTTAAGAAATaccgaagcctccacatcatgtgtcacttcccagtcttctgctggatcactgctacagtgcTGGAGGATGCAATAAAAACTAGCCAGAAAGCAGTACTTCCTAataccctgactgagatgtacatccacttcctagTGGTTCAGACCAAATGGAAGAGTATCAgatatgatggaggagctgagacagatGCACACTGGAGTAAAAAGAACAAGGAGATGATtaagtctctgggaaaactggcgtttgatcagctgcaaaaaggaaacctgatcttctatgaatcagacctgacagagtgtggcattgatatcagagcagcctcagtgtactcaggagtattcacacagatctttaaagaggagagaggcctgtaccaggacaaggtgttctgctttgtccatctgagtgttcaggagtttctggctgctcttcatgtccaccTGACCTTCACCAACACTGATATCAATCTGCTGGCAGGGCAGGAACAATCAACTTTTGCTTCTaaactgtttaaaaagaaatctaAATTGGCATATTTctaccagagtgctgtggacaaggcCTTACAGAacccaaatggacacctggacttgttcctccgcttcctttTGGGTCTTTCCCTACAGACCAACCAGGACCTTCTACGAGGTCTGCTGAAACACACTGGAGAGAGTGCAGAGATCAATGAGGAAACAATCAATTACATCAAGAAAAAGATCAGTGAGAATTCACCAGAGAGAAGCATCAGTCTGTTctactgtctgaatgaactgaaggACCATTCTCTAGAGGAGGACATCCAGCACTACTTGAATTCAGAACGTCTCTCCTcagatgaactgtctcctgctcagtggtcagctctgggtttcatcttactgtcatcagaaaaaGATTTGGATGTCTTTGACCTAAGGAAATATTCTGCATCAGAGCATGCCCTCCAGATGCTGCTGcaagtggtcaaagcctccaagaAAGCTTT GCTCAGTGGCTGTAATCTGTCAAACAGAAGCTGTGAAGTTTTGTCATCAGTACTGAGCTCCCAGTCTTCTCTGAGAGAACTGGATCTAAGTGacaacaacctgcaggattcaggaacACAGATCCTTTCTGTGGGACTGAAGAGCACATGCTGTACGCTAGAAGCTCTCAG GCTCAGTGGGTGTAATCTGTCAGAGAGGAGCTGTTATGTTTTGTCATCAGTACTTAGCtgcccttcttcttctctgagagAACTGGACCTGAGTAACAACAATCTCAAGGATTCAGGGGTAATGCTGCTTTTTGAGGGATTGGAGAATCCACACTGTAGACTGGAGACACTTAG GCTAAGAAGCTGTAATCTGTCCAAAAAAAGCTGTGAACCTACATCGCAATTTCGCAAGTTCCTTTCCTCCATGTTGAAAGAACTGGACATGGATGACAACAAGTGCAGAGTGTTACAGAGCTCTGAAGATCTGCCTACTCTCCCCCCTCAGCTTGAGTCCAGTCAGTCACAGTCAATCAG GGAAATATGTAATGAGGGTCAAAGGCTGAAAAATGATCTGAAACGGT ATTACTGTAAACTCACACTTGACCCaagcacaacacacaggtgTCTTCAACTGTCTGACGACAACAGAGAGGTGACAAGAGTGAACGaagagcagccatatcctggcCACCCAGACAGATTTGACCATTGGGTGCAACTGCTGTGTACTCGTGGTCTGACTGATCGCTGCTACTGGGAGGTGGAGTTTAAAGGAGGCATTTATATATCAGTGACTTACAGGGGAATCACAAGGAAAGGAAAAAGTAATGAGTGCAGGATGGGACGAAATGATCACTCCTGGAGTTTGTTCTGTTCTGATGCTTATGATTACCATTTCTGGCAAAACGGCATGAAAACAAATGtccatcctccctcctcctctgtgtctcacaAAGTGGCAGTCTATGTGGACTATCCTGCTGGTACTTTGTCTTTCTACAAAGTGTCATCTGACACGCTGATCCACCTGCATACCTTCAACACTGCTTTCACTGAACCTCTTTACCCTGGCTTTGGCTTTGGGTCAACTGGTTACTCAGTGTCTCTCTGCTCATTGTAG